From Scatophagus argus isolate fScaArg1 chromosome 2, fScaArg1.pri, whole genome shotgun sequence, a single genomic window includes:
- the wbp1lb gene encoding WW domain binding protein 1-like b, which translates to MRGVCSALKMGLFLHAVGSVPPTESAAERSLLHCEGVNNQSYICETGHCCGESQCCSYYYELWWFWLVWAIIFILSCCCVCHHRRTKHRLQQQQRQHEINLIAYREAHNYPSVPFYFRFLPNYLLPDYEEVVNRPPTPPPPYSALHTGPTSEAASPLTPEQQEGRCPTIQPAPVPLPSDSLCCRPSIEESQPAILDIRPKPDNKPMHTAQESSVILLSDGLNGEELNSEEKRSECGDDSCKDPLLKDLSECCADDKDRLPNGRRRRFTGDSGIEVCVCGTRGSSGFSGAGGTGQEGKEFRELESLLGRDGGDEQEVEVEVGDFCDSCGHQASFSVEEEQTLGGLERRATHGPSGPPQPASQIGSASVHPPVCLLLHTINEQEGPHHSTSTEPQG; encoded by the exons ATGAGAGGCGTGTGTTCGGCTCTTAAAATGGGATTGTTTTTACACGCTGTTGGCTCTGTCCCCCCAACCGAGTCCGCAGCAGAAAGG AGCCTACTGCACTGTGAAGGCGTCAACAACCAGAGCTACATCTGTGAGACTGGACACTGCTGCGGGGAGTCTCAGTGCTGCAGCTACTACTATGAGCTCTGGT GGTTTTGGCTGGTTTGGGCGATCATCTTCATTTTGAGCTGCTGCTGCGTGTGTCACCACCGCCGCACCAAACACcggctgcagcagcaacaacgGCAGCATGAGATCAACCTCATCGCTTACCGTGAAGCACACAACTACCCCTCTGTGCCCTTCTACTTCA GGTTTCTGCCAAACTACCTCTTGCCTGACTATGAAGAGGTGGTCAACCGGCCACcaactcctccacctccctacAGTGCCTTACACACAGGCCCAACCTCAGAGGCTGCTAGTCCACTGACTcctgagcagcaggagggaCGCTGTCCAACCATCCAGCCTGCTCCGGTGCCCCTGCCCTCTGACAGTCTGTGTTGCAGACCCAGCATAGAAGAATCACAACCCGCCATTTTAGACATTAGGCCAAAGCCTGATAACAAACCAATGCACACTGCACAAGAGTCAAGCGTGATACTGCTGTCAGATGGGCTAAATGGCGAGGAACTTAACAGCGAGGAGAAACGAAGTGAATGTGGAGATGACTCCTGCAAGGACCCCCTGCTGAAGGACCTATCAGAGTGTTGTGCTGATGACAAAGACCGACTCCCCAATGGAAGGAGGAGGCGATTCACAGGGGACTCTGGgattgaagtgtgtgtgtgtggcacacgTGGGAGTAGTGGTTTTAGTGGAGCTGGAGGGACAGGCCAGGAGGGCAAGGAGTTTAGGGAGCTGGAGAGCCTGCTGGGGCGCGATGGAGGTGACGAGCAGGAAGTAGAGGTAGAAGTGGGTGACTTCTGCGACAGCTGCGGTCATCAAGCCTCCTTtagtgtggaggaggagcagacgCTGGGTGGGCTGGAGAGGCGAGCGACGCATGGGCCGTCAGGACCTCCTCAGCCGGCTAGCCAGATAGGCAGTGCCTCAGTCCACCCACCAGtgtgcctcctcctccacaccaTAAATGAGCAGGAGGGGCCGCACCACAGCACCAGCACTGAGCCGCAGGGCTGA
- the poll gene encoding DNA polymerase lambda, with amino-acid sequence MEPRHGIVKAFPKVKRAKVLHGKDAPPAKKTHDECEVTGSTFSGVTVYILPAGIGNARYQIFQRQIQQNGGQTESSLCPSVTHVVVDDHMDIDRALRLLKLDCVPPGVQLVKCAWLSLCISDRQLLDVTEYSLLSPKRESEITHSNNWQELPNVSPAAEATVESVSDQTKKEEAIDMTVPDTKEEVQGEEDRVSQNDLEALITGQHPKDETSGSSPDPVSDSSAPKVVSGKWVCARSSESKTNNFNKHITDKLEVLAKAYTHQGDKWRALSYSKAVNALKSYHKPVTSHQEACQIPGIGKRMADKIDEIMESGHLRKLDHIGEAVPVLELFTNIWGAGTKTAQLWYQQGYRTLEDIRTKVHLSNTQKIGLKHYDDFLDRMPREEAAAIETVVRDAVQAIDSHLVAIACGSYRRGKATCGDVDVLISHPDGKSHKGIFSKVLQILHDSGFLTDDLVSHEENGEQKKYMGVCRLPGPGHRHRRLDIIVVPYNEFACALMYFTGSAHFNRSMRALAKTRNMSLSEHSLNENVVRQGSLKVYGGTPLATPTEKDVFSLLGIPYRKPHERDW; translated from the exons ATGGAGCCTCGCCATGGGATTGTGAAAGCCTTTCCCAAAGTTAAAAGAGCTAAAGTTTTACATGGAAAAGATGCACCCCCAGCAAAGAAGACACACGATGAATGTGAAGTCACAG GAAGCACTTTCAGTGGGGTCACAGTATACATCCTGCCTGCTGGAATAGGAAATGCCAGGTACCAGATCTTTCAACGACAGATTCAGCAGAATGGAGGACAGACGGAGAGTTCACTGTGTCCCAGTGTCACTCATGTTGTTGTAGATGACCACATGGACATAGACAGGGCTCTGCGCCTACTGAAACTTGATTGTGTGCCCCCTGGAGTCCAACTGGTGAAATGCGCTTGGTTGAGCCTGTGCATCAGTGACAGACAACTGCTCGATGTTACTGAATACAGCCTTCTTTCACCTAAGAG GGAATCTGAAATAACGCATAGTAATAATTGGCAGGAGTTGCCAAATGTCTCGCCTGCTGCTGAAGCTACTGTAGAATCAGTGTCTGATCAAACCAAGAAAGAAGAGGCCATAGACATG ACGGTCCCAGACACCAAAGAGGAAGTAcaaggagaggaagacagggTCTCTCAGAATGACCTGGAAGCTCTCATCACCGGCCAGCATCCCAAAGATGAGACTTCTGGCTCCAGCCCCGACCCAGTTTCAGACTCTTCTGCTCCAAAGGTGGTCTCAGGGAAGTGGGTCTGTGCCAGGTCCTCTGAGTCCAAAACCAATAACttcaacaaacacatcacagacaaacTAGAAGTGCTGGCCAAGGCCTACACACACCAGGGGGACAAGTGGCGGGCACTGAGCTACTCTAAGGCTGTCAACGCCCTGAAGAGTTACCACAAGCCTGTTACATCGCACCAG gagGCTTGTCAGATCCCAGGAATTGGAAAACGCATGGCAGACAAAATTGATGAGATCATGGAGAGCGGTCACCTGCGGAAGCTAGATCACATCGGGGAGGCTGTACCAGTTTTGGAGCTTTTTACTAACATATGGGGTGCTGGAACTAAGACTGCACAGTTGTGGTACCAACAG GGATATCGCACATTGGAAGACATCCGTACAAAGGTCCACCTAAGCAATACTCAGAAAATAGGACTCAAGCACTACGATGACTTTCTGGACCGAATGCCcagagaagaagcagcagccaTAGAGACAGTG GTGAGGGATGCCGTCCAAGCCATAGACTCGCACTTGGTAGCGATAGCATGTGGCTCCTACCGTCGTGGAAAGGCCACATGTGGAGATGTTGACGTGCTTATATCTCATCCTGATGGCAAGTCCCACAAGGGCATTTTCAGCAAAGTGTTACAAATCCTCCATGACAGTG GTTTTTTGACAGATGACCTGGTGAGCCATGAGGAGAATGGAGAGCAGAAGAAATACATGGGTGTGTGCCGTTTACCAGGACCCGGGCACCGCCATCGCAGGCTGGACATCATAGTGGTGCCATACAATGAGTTTGCTTGCGCACTCATGTATTTCACCGGGTCGGCACACTTCAACCGCTCAATGAGAGCCCtggcaaaaacaagaaacatgagCTTATCAGAGCACtctctgaatgaaaatgtgGTGCGTCAGGGTAGCTTGAAGGTGTATGGTGGCACTCCACTTGCAACACCGACAGAGAAGGATGTTTTTAGTTTGTTAGGCATACCATATCGAAAGCCTCATGAAAGAGACTGGTGA
- the dpcd gene encoding protein DPCD, whose translation MAVQSWVDILKLSKKTALIHDGKRKIHYLFTDGKEMAEEYDLKTDELIVRKWRHKSALGAQGQWQVEVGEPLVVPGHSVDSEVIKENCSNPVFTRKDTKTSFQWRIRNLPYPKDVFSVTVEASERCIIVKTSNKKYYKKFSIVDLDRSQLPLDSSALSFSHVNNTLIVSYKKPKEILTLEQELLKELKKLKGTSEGDVDCKTQ comes from the exons atggctgtgcaAAGCTGGGTTGATATCTTAAAATTATCAAAGAAAACCGCTTTGATACACGATG GAAAAAGGAAGATTCACTACCTCTTTACAGATGGAAAAGAAATGGCCGAAGAGTATGACTTGAAAACAGATGAGCTCATTG TTCGAAAGTGGCGACATAAAAGTGCACTTGGAGCTCAGGGCCAATGGCAGGTAGAGGTTGGGGAGCCGCTTGTGGTGCCTGGCCATTCTGTGGATTCGGAGGTGATCAAGGAGAACTGCTCCAAT CCTGTGTTCACACGTAAAGACACAAAGACCAGCTTTCAGTGGAGGATCCGGAACCTTCCCTACCCCAAAGATGTCTTCAGTGTTACTGTGGAGGCTTCTGAGAGATGCATCATTGTAAAAACCTCAAACAAGAA GTATTATAAGAAGTTCAGCATTGTTGATTTGGATCGCAGTCAGCTGCCCTTGGACAGCTCCGCCCTCAGTTTCTCTCATGTCAACAACACTTTAATTGTCAGC TACAAGAAACCCAAGGAAATCTTAACCCTTGAACAGGAGCTActgaaggagctgaagaaaCTGAAGGGGACCAGTGAAGGGGATGTCGACTGCAAAACTCAGTGA
- the fgf8b gene encoding fibroblast growth factor 8b isoform X1, which yields MGLTEFEQQVRLLNLFFFLFPFRLIQFTALCFYAQNTVQSPPNFKHHVTEQSRLSDRMSRRLTRTYQLYSRTSGKHVQVLANKRVNANGDDGAVHAKLEVETDSFGSRIRIKGVKTGYYICMNKRGKLIGKRKGRGKDCIFTEIVLENNYTALQNAKYEGWYMAFTRKGRPRKASKTKQHQREAHFMKRLPRGHLLSERRPFDVLPLAVPVHPLSKRTKFSHHQRSGGR from the exons ATGGGACTCACTGAATTCGAGCAACAGGTTAGACTtcttaatttattcttttttctctttcccttcagGTTAATTCAGTTCACGGCGCTTTGCTTTTACGCACAG AACACTGTGCAGTCTCCTCCTAATTTCAAGCACCACGTCACCGAGCAGAGCCGGCTGTCGGACCGGATGAGCCGCCGTTTGACACGAACCTACCAGCTGTACAGCCGCACCAGCGGGAAACACGTCCAGGTCCTGGCCAACAAGAGGGTCAACGCTAACGGGGACGACGGAGCAGTGCACG CTAAACTGGAGGTGGAGACGGACTCTTTTGGAAGTCGTATTCGTATTAAAGGGGTGAAGACAGGATACTACATATGTATGAACAAAAGAGGGAAGCTGATCGGCAAG CGGAAAGGACGAGGCAAAGACTGCATCTTCACTGAGATTGTTCTGGAAAACAACTACACGGCACTCCAGAACGCCAAGTACGAGGGCTGGTACATGGCTTTCACACGCAAGGGCCGTCCAAGGAAGGCCTCCAAGACCAAACAGCACCAGAGGGAGGCCCACTTCATGAAGCGTCTACCCAGGGGGCACTTGCTGAGTGAGAGGAGACCGTTTGATGTCCTTCCTCTCGCTGTGCCCGTACACCCTTTGAGCAAGCGGACTAAATTTTCCCATCACCAGCGCTCAGGGGGCCGCTGA
- the fgf8b gene encoding fibroblast growth factor 8b isoform X2 has translation MKQYLNYYKMRLRTSRLGYLLIQFTALCFYAQNTVQSPPNFKHHVTEQSRLSDRMSRRLTRTYQLYSRTSGKHVQVLANKRVNANGDDGAVHAKLEVETDSFGSRIRIKGVKTGYYICMNKRGKLIGKRKGRGKDCIFTEIVLENNYTALQNAKYEGWYMAFTRKGRPRKASKTKQHQREAHFMKRLPRGHLLSERRPFDVLPLAVPVHPLSKRTKFSHHQRSGGR, from the exons ATGAAGCAATATTTGAACTATTACAAGATGAGGCTGAGAACATCGAGGTTAGGTTATTT GTTAATTCAGTTCACGGCGCTTTGCTTTTACGCACAG AACACTGTGCAGTCTCCTCCTAATTTCAAGCACCACGTCACCGAGCAGAGCCGGCTGTCGGACCGGATGAGCCGCCGTTTGACACGAACCTACCAGCTGTACAGCCGCACCAGCGGGAAACACGTCCAGGTCCTGGCCAACAAGAGGGTCAACGCTAACGGGGACGACGGAGCAGTGCACG CTAAACTGGAGGTGGAGACGGACTCTTTTGGAAGTCGTATTCGTATTAAAGGGGTGAAGACAGGATACTACATATGTATGAACAAAAGAGGGAAGCTGATCGGCAAG CGGAAAGGACGAGGCAAAGACTGCATCTTCACTGAGATTGTTCTGGAAAACAACTACACGGCACTCCAGAACGCCAAGTACGAGGGCTGGTACATGGCTTTCACACGCAAGGGCCGTCCAAGGAAGGCCTCCAAGACCAAACAGCACCAGAGGGAGGCCCACTTCATGAAGCGTCTACCCAGGGGGCACTTGCTGAGTGAGAGGAGACCGTTTGATGTCCTTCCTCTCGCTGTGCCCGTACACCCTTTGAGCAAGCGGACTAAATTTTCCCATCACCAGCGCTCAGGGGGCCGCTGA